From the Rhodoferax sp. WC2427 genome, one window contains:
- a CDS encoding polysaccharide deacetylase family protein yields the protein MFKTLLKPLSPAGARGRLSVLIFHRVLPEPDPIFPGEVDATTFDAICRWMKSWCNVLPLDQAARRLQDGTLPERAVAITFDDGYADNRTQAQPILARHGLPATFFIATDFLDGGRMWNDTVIESVRGCRAAQLDLRSVAKPDGTGDLGLHTIASPADKRSAIGAIIGQIKYLPVAQRHALTLQIADCAEVQPPTDLMMTSQQVRELRQAGMQIGAHTRTHPILATLSADAARAEIYESRLRLEQLLGERVGLFAYPNGKPGTDYSPESVQIVRDLGFDAAVSTTWGASRAGTDVFQIPRFTPWDRSKLRFGARFAGNLWKT from the coding sequence ATGTTTAAAACGCTGCTCAAGCCCCTGTCTCCAGCGGGAGCGCGGGGCCGCCTGTCGGTGCTCATCTTCCACCGCGTGCTGCCCGAGCCCGACCCCATCTTTCCGGGCGAGGTGGATGCCACCACGTTCGATGCCATCTGCCGCTGGATGAAATCCTGGTGCAATGTGCTGCCGCTGGACCAGGCGGCCCGCCGGCTGCAAGACGGCACGCTGCCCGAGCGGGCCGTGGCCATCACCTTCGACGACGGCTACGCCGACAACCGTACCCAGGCCCAGCCCATCCTGGCGCGCCATGGCCTCCCCGCCACCTTTTTCATTGCCACCGACTTCCTGGACGGCGGCCGCATGTGGAACGACACCGTGATCGAGTCGGTGCGCGGCTGCCGTGCGGCCCAGCTGGATCTGCGCAGCGTCGCCAAGCCCGATGGCACCGGTGATTTAGGTCTGCACACCATCGCCAGCCCCGCCGACAAGCGCAGCGCCATCGGGGCCATCATCGGCCAGATCAAATACCTGCCCGTGGCCCAGCGCCACGCCCTGACCCTGCAGATCGCCGACTGTGCCGAGGTGCAGCCGCCCACCGACCTGATGATGACCTCGCAGCAGGTGCGCGAACTGCGCCAGGCGGGCATGCAAATCGGGGCCCACACCCGCACCCACCCCATCCTGGCCACCCTCAGCGCCGATGCCGCGCGGGCCGAGATCTATGAGAGCCGCCTGCGCCTGGAGCAACTGCTGGGCGAACGCGTCGGCCTGTTCGCCTACCCCAACGGCAAGCCGGGCACCGACTACTCGCCCGAGAGCGTGCAAATCGTGCGCGACCTGGGCTTTGACGCCGCCGTGTCCACCACCTGGGGTGCGTCGCGTGCGGGCACCGATGTGTTCCAGATCCCGCGTTTCACGCCGTGGGACCGCAGCAAGCTGCGCTTTGGCGCGCGCTTTGCCGGGAACCTCTGGAAAACCTGA
- a CDS encoding nucleotide sugar dehydrogenase has protein sequence MTVVAVIGLGYVGLPLVIEFGKHFKTIGFDISVSKVESCLKGVDPSRELSNEEMQSAAHALYTYDATMLTEADIVVVAVPTPVDDAHIPDFRPLIGASTSVGRHMKAGAIVVYESTVYPGATEEVCIPVLERESGMKWKQDFFIGYSPERINPGDKEHTLTKILKVVSGDTPDTLEKVAQLYERIIIPGVHRASSIKAAEAAKVIENTQRDLNIALMNELAIIFDKIGIDTTEVLEAAGTKWNFLKFKPGLVGGHCIGVDPYYLTHKAAMLGYQPEVILAGRRINDSMGKFIAEQTIKHMIASGSYIKGARVNMLGLTFKENCGDLRNSKVIDIIKELRSYGVEVFVTDPQAEAEEAMHEYGVRLLTWDELPRADAIVAAVAHSEYAALSMEDFGKKLVKGGAFIDVKSSFDRVAIEAAGYKLWRL, from the coding sequence ATGACTGTTGTTGCTGTAATCGGTTTAGGTTATGTTGGCCTACCATTGGTAATTGAATTTGGTAAGCACTTTAAAACTATTGGTTTTGATATATCAGTGTCGAAGGTGGAGTCTTGTTTGAAGGGTGTTGATCCTTCGCGAGAGTTATCCAATGAGGAAATGCAGAGTGCTGCCCATGCTTTGTATACCTATGACGCTACGATGCTTACTGAAGCTGATATTGTGGTAGTAGCCGTCCCGACACCCGTGGATGATGCGCATATCCCTGATTTCCGACCGTTAATTGGTGCAAGTACAAGTGTTGGTCGTCATATGAAGGCTGGTGCTATTGTTGTTTACGAGTCTACCGTTTACCCAGGCGCTACCGAAGAAGTTTGTATTCCGGTTTTAGAGCGCGAATCTGGCATGAAGTGGAAGCAAGATTTCTTTATTGGATACTCTCCCGAGCGTATCAATCCTGGTGATAAAGAACATACTTTGACGAAAATTTTGAAAGTGGTTTCTGGTGATACCCCAGACACTTTAGAGAAAGTTGCTCAGCTTTATGAAAGAATTATTATTCCTGGGGTTCATCGGGCTTCGTCGATCAAGGCGGCTGAAGCGGCGAAAGTAATTGAAAATACTCAAAGAGATTTGAATATTGCGCTGATGAATGAATTGGCAATTATTTTTGACAAAATAGGTATTGACACGACTGAAGTTCTTGAGGCCGCTGGAACCAAATGGAATTTCTTGAAATTTAAGCCAGGTCTGGTTGGTGGGCATTGCATTGGTGTTGATCCTTATTATCTAACCCATAAGGCAGCTATGCTCGGCTACCAGCCGGAGGTTATTTTGGCTGGGCGCCGCATCAATGACAGCATGGGTAAGTTTATTGCTGAGCAGACGATCAAGCATATGATTGCTTCTGGTAGCTACATAAAGGGTGCTCGGGTCAATATGCTGGGACTCACTTTTAAAGAGAATTGTGGCGATCTCCGAAATTCCAAGGTGATTGACATCATTAAGGAATTGCGCTCTTACGGTGTAGAGGTGTTTGTCACCGACCCTCAGGCTGAAGCTGAGGAGGCAATGCACGAGTACGGCGTTCGTTTGCTGACGTGGGATGAGTTGCCGCGTGCAGATGCTATTGTGGCTGCTGTTGCGCACAGTGAATATGCGGCATTGTCCATGGAAGATTTTGGAAAAAAATTGGTCAAGGGCGGTGCTTTCATTGATGTGAAGTCGTCATTTGATCGTGTGGCGATTGAAGCTGCTGGTTATAAGTTGTGGAGGCTCTAA
- a CDS encoding glycosyltransferase family 4 protein, whose protein sequence is MDLAGIRVGLVGPLPPPAGGMANQTRQLAELLRSAQAQVTLVQTNAPYRPQWAGRLPGLRAVFRLLPYLAALWRTAGHSDVLHIMANSGWSWHLFAAPAIWIARLRGIPVVVNYRGGEAAQFLQGAQAVVRTSMAATAGLLVPSAFLQEVFARFGMQAAIVPNIIDLARFHPRGGKLAQSAHIVVARNLEPLYDNTTAIRAFQTVQAQWPLARLTIAGSGPQEAALRQLVADLGLQACVHFTGRLDRDAMAALYREADIMLNPSLADNMPNSVLESMASGVPVVSTDVGGVPYMVRHGVTALLVPPAQPQAMAAACLRLLDDTGLWARLQQAGLAEVQRYTWGQVAPLLAAHYRQAIQAK, encoded by the coding sequence ATGGATTTGGCGGGTATCCGGGTCGGCCTGGTCGGTCCCTTGCCACCGCCCGCGGGCGGCATGGCCAACCAGACCAGGCAACTGGCCGAACTGCTGCGGTCAGCCCAGGCCCAGGTCACTCTGGTGCAAACCAATGCGCCGTACCGCCCCCAATGGGCCGGGCGGCTGCCGGGCCTGCGGGCGGTGTTTCGCTTGCTACCGTACCTGGCGGCGCTGTGGCGTACCGCGGGCCACAGCGATGTGCTGCACATCATGGCCAACTCGGGCTGGTCCTGGCATTTGTTTGCTGCGCCCGCCATCTGGATCGCGCGCCTGCGCGGTATTCCGGTGGTGGTCAACTACCGGGGCGGCGAGGCAGCGCAATTCCTGCAAGGCGCGCAGGCCGTGGTGCGCACCTCCATGGCCGCCACGGCGGGCCTGCTGGTGCCGTCGGCCTTTTTGCAGGAAGTGTTTGCCCGCTTCGGCATGCAGGCGGCCATCGTGCCCAACATCATCGACCTGGCCCGCTTCCATCCGCGTGGCGGCAAACTCGCGCAGTCCGCACACATCGTGGTGGCCCGCAACCTGGAGCCGCTCTATGACAACACCACCGCCATCCGCGCCTTCCAGACCGTGCAGGCGCAATGGCCTCTGGCGCGGCTGACCATCGCGGGCAGCGGCCCGCAAGAAGCCGCGTTGCGCCAGCTGGTGGCCGACCTGGGTTTGCAGGCCTGCGTGCACTTCACCGGGCGGCTGGACCGCGATGCCATGGCCGCGCTGTACCGCGAGGCCGACATCATGCTCAACCCCAGCCTGGCCGACAACATGCCCAATTCGGTGCTGGAATCCATGGCCAGCGGCGTGCCGGTGGTCAGTACCGATGTGGGCGGCGTGCCCTACATGGTGCGACACGGCGTGACGGCCCTGCTCGTGCCCCCGGCCCAGCCGCAGGCCATGGCCGCGGCCTGTTTGCGGCTGCTGGACGATACGGGCCTGTGGGCGCGCCTGCAGCAGGCGGGCCTGGCGGAAGTGCAGCGCTACACCTGGGGCCAGGTCGCCCCCTTGCTGGCAGCGCACTACCGGCAAGCGATTCAAGCAAAATAG
- a CDS encoding phenylacetate--CoA ligase family protein, which yields MYTSLVSGLLFPLHERLKNHSTVATRRHMETAQWWPPAKIAAYQLQQLRALLADVGQHVPYYRDLFARTGFDPAQVQSVADLARLPFLTKSVIKANTDALRHAHAQGLARFNTGGSSGEPLVFFIGTKRVSHDVAAKWRATRWWGVDIGDPEIVVWGSPIELGGQDRIKQVRDKMLRTQLLPAFEMSEAKLDGFIATIRSTRPKMLFGYPSALTHIAQHAQKRGVAMDDLGIKVAFVTSERLYDNQRATISQAFGCPVANGYGGRDAGFIAHECPAGSMHITADDLVVEIINEAGEVQPPGVAGEIVVTHLATNDFPFIRYRTGDIGVQGNAPCSCGRGLPVLKEIQGRSTDFVIAADGTVMHGLSLIYILRDLAGVQSFKVVQESREKTRVLLVTGAGFEPPMVGQIIAGFQRRLGANVAVEVELVESIAAEKSGKFRYIISHAV from the coding sequence ATGTACACATCCCTGGTCTCCGGTTTGCTATTTCCGCTGCACGAGCGGCTCAAGAACCACAGCACCGTGGCCACCCGCCGCCATATGGAAACCGCGCAGTGGTGGCCGCCTGCGAAGATCGCCGCCTACCAGCTACAGCAGCTGCGTGCCTTGCTGGCCGACGTGGGCCAGCATGTGCCGTACTACCGCGACCTGTTTGCCCGCACCGGCTTTGACCCGGCGCAGGTGCAGTCGGTGGCCGATCTGGCCCGCCTGCCGTTTCTCACCAAATCGGTCATCAAAGCGAATACCGACGCGCTGCGCCACGCCCACGCCCAGGGCCTGGCCCGCTTCAATACCGGTGGCTCGTCGGGCGAACCGCTGGTGTTCTTCATCGGCACCAAGCGCGTCAGCCACGATGTGGCGGCCAAGTGGCGGGCCACCCGGTGGTGGGGCGTGGACATTGGCGACCCGGAGATCGTGGTCTGGGGCTCGCCCATCGAGCTCGGCGGGCAAGACCGCATCAAGCAGGTGCGCGACAAGATGCTGCGCACCCAGTTGCTGCCCGCGTTCGAGATGTCCGAGGCCAAGCTCGACGGCTTCATCGCCACCATCCGCAGCACCCGCCCGAAGATGCTGTTTGGCTACCCCTCGGCCCTGACGCACATTGCCCAGCATGCGCAAAAACGCGGCGTGGCGATGGACGACCTGGGCATCAAGGTGGCCTTTGTCACCTCCGAGCGCCTGTACGACAACCAGCGCGCCACCATCAGCCAGGCGTTTGGCTGCCCGGTGGCCAACGGCTACGGCGGGCGCGACGCGGGCTTCATTGCCCACGAATGCCCGGCGGGCAGCATGCACATCACCGCCGACGACCTGGTGGTGGAAATCATCAACGAAGCGGGGGAAGTGCAGCCACCCGGCGTGGCGGGCGAGATCGTCGTCACCCACCTGGCGACCAACGACTTTCCGTTCATCCGCTACCGCACCGGCGACATTGGCGTGCAGGGCAACGCGCCGTGCAGCTGTGGCCGGGGCCTGCCGGTGCTCAAGGAAATCCAGGGCCGCAGCACCGACTTTGTGATTGCCGCCGACGGCACGGTGATGCACGGTCTGTCGCTGATCTACATCCTGCGCGACCTGGCCGGGGTGCAGTCCTTCAAGGTGGTGCAGGAGTCGCGCGAAAAAACCCGCGTGCTGCTGGTCACCGGAGCCGGATTCGAGCCGCCCATGGTGGGCCAGATCATTGCCGGTTTCCAGCGCCGCCTCGGGGCCAACGTGGCGGTGGAGGTGGAGCTGGTGGAGTCAATTGCCGCCGAGAAGTCGGGTAAATTCCGCTACATCATCAGCCATGCCGTCTAA
- a CDS encoding TIGR04063 family PEP-CTERM/XrtA system glycosyltransferase gives MTRILHVLDHSIPLHSGYTFRTLSILREQRKLGWETFHLTTPKHTHGNALEEDVDGWHFYRTPAVAGEGSALPAVPGFGEWAMMRQVERRLQEVAERVRPDILHAHSPVLNAMPALRVGKRLGIPVVYEVRAFWEDAAVDHGTTAEGSLRYRLTRRLETRAFKLASHIFTICEGLRSDIVARGIPASKVTVIPNAVDVDSFDVGGVPDMALKARLGLSDCKVVGFIGSFYAYEGLDLLLAALPQILAKEPQVRLLLVGGGPQDDALKAQAQALGIQDKVVFTGRVPHAEVQRYYDLVDVLAYPRHSMRLTELVTPLKPLEAMAQGRVLVASDVGGHKELIRHGETGMLFKAGSAPALAQAILDLLATPERWPQLRAAGRAFVESERNWTASIAHYQRPYGALTGSAA, from the coding sequence ATGACGCGCATCTTGCATGTGCTGGACCACTCCATTCCCCTGCACAGTGGTTACACCTTTCGCACCCTGTCCATCCTGCGCGAACAGCGCAAGCTGGGCTGGGAGACCTTCCACCTCACCACCCCCAAACACACCCACGGCAATGCGCTGGAAGAGGATGTAGACGGCTGGCATTTCTACCGCACGCCAGCGGTGGCAGGGGAGGGCAGTGCACTGCCCGCCGTACCAGGTTTTGGCGAGTGGGCAATGATGCGCCAGGTCGAGCGCCGCCTGCAGGAGGTGGCCGAGCGGGTCCGCCCCGACATCCTGCACGCCCATTCCCCTGTGCTCAACGCCATGCCCGCCCTGCGGGTCGGCAAGCGTCTAGGCATCCCCGTGGTGTACGAAGTGCGGGCGTTCTGGGAAGATGCGGCGGTAGACCACGGCACCACGGCCGAGGGCAGCCTGCGCTACCGCCTGACGCGCCGTCTGGAAACCCGGGCCTTCAAGCTGGCCAGCCATATCTTCACCATTTGCGAAGGCCTGCGCTCGGACATCGTGGCGCGGGGCATCCCCGCATCCAAGGTCACAGTGATTCCCAATGCGGTGGATGTCGACTCGTTCGATGTCGGTGGCGTGCCCGATATGGCGCTGAAGGCCCGACTGGGCCTTTCCGACTGCAAGGTCGTGGGCTTCATTGGCTCTTTTTACGCCTACGAGGGCTTGGATTTGCTACTGGCCGCCTTGCCCCAGATTTTGGCCAAGGAACCCCAGGTGCGCCTGCTGCTGGTGGGCGGTGGCCCGCAGGACGACGCGCTCAAAGCCCAGGCCCAGGCCTTGGGTATCCAGGACAAAGTGGTGTTCACCGGCCGCGTGCCGCATGCCGAAGTGCAGCGGTACTACGACCTGGTGGACGTGCTGGCCTACCCGCGCCACTCCATGCGACTGACCGAGCTGGTCACCCCCCTCAAGCCCCTGGAAGCGATGGCGCAAGGCCGGGTGCTGGTGGCGTCCGACGTGGGTGGCCACAAGGAGCTGATCCGCCATGGCGAAACTGGCATGCTGTTTAAAGCGGGCAGTGCGCCTGCGCTGGCCCAGGCCATTTTGGATCTGCTGGCGACCCCCGAGCGCTGGCCCCAGCTGCGTGCGGCCGGCCGTGCATTTGTCGAATCCGAACGCAACTGGACAGCCAGTATTGCCCATTACCAGCGTCCCTACGGCGCGTTGACTGGCAGCGCGGCCTGA
- a CDS encoding putative O-glycosylation ligase, exosortase A system-associated yields the protein MRDILIMSIVFAAAFAALKRPWIGVMLWTWLSIMNPHRYAFGFAYDAPVAAIAFGATTLGLLMTKERTSPFKNAAVTMFVVFMVWISLSTLFGLDPGDDYWQWNKVMKVDAMILIALVLLHTKKHILALTWISAGSLALLGAKGGLFTLTTGGNFRVWGPPGSFIEDNNEFALSLVMAIPLLRFLQLQLTNRWGRHAMSVTMLMCAVASLGSYSRGALLAMGAMVAFLWWNGKNKLSVGLVLFLAVPLLIAFMPDAWMGRMSTINDYQEDESSMGRIAAWWNAWNIAFHYPLGVGFNAARPELFARFSPYPDMVHAAHSIYFQVLGNHGFIGLFIFLSIWILTWRSAGWLRTQCGKIPEAAWCVDLGAMCQVCLMGYAVGGAFLSLAYFDLPYNVMVMVVLTRVWVQTKGWLREPANLPGWKNIPGMARPILPKPSPVKRYV from the coding sequence ATGCGTGACATTTTGATCATGTCGATCGTGTTCGCCGCCGCGTTCGCCGCACTGAAGCGGCCCTGGATCGGCGTCATGCTGTGGACCTGGTTGAGCATCATGAACCCGCACCGCTACGCCTTCGGTTTTGCCTACGATGCGCCGGTGGCCGCCATTGCTTTCGGGGCCACCACCCTGGGTTTGCTCATGACCAAGGAGCGCACCTCGCCGTTCAAGAATGCGGCGGTCACCATGTTCGTGGTCTTCATGGTGTGGATTTCCCTGTCGACCTTGTTCGGGCTGGACCCGGGAGACGACTATTGGCAGTGGAACAAGGTCATGAAGGTGGATGCCATGATCTTGATCGCCCTGGTCTTGTTGCACACCAAGAAACATATCTTGGCCCTGACCTGGATTTCGGCCGGTTCCCTGGCCCTGCTGGGGGCCAAGGGCGGGCTGTTTACCTTGACGACCGGGGGCAACTTCCGGGTCTGGGGCCCGCCGGGCTCGTTCATTGAAGACAACAACGAATTTGCACTGTCGCTGGTGATGGCCATCCCCTTGCTGCGCTTTTTGCAGCTGCAGCTCACCAACCGCTGGGGCAGGCACGCCATGAGCGTCACCATGCTGATGTGCGCCGTGGCGTCGCTGGGCAGCTATTCGCGCGGCGCACTGCTGGCGATGGGGGCCATGGTGGCGTTTCTGTGGTGGAACGGCAAAAACAAGCTGTCCGTGGGCCTGGTGCTGTTTTTGGCCGTGCCGCTGCTGATTGCCTTCATGCCCGATGCCTGGATGGGCCGCATGTCCACCATCAACGACTACCAGGAGGACGAATCCTCCATGGGCCGCATCGCCGCCTGGTGGAATGCCTGGAACATCGCCTTCCATTACCCGTTGGGTGTGGGCTTCAATGCCGCCCGGCCCGAGCTGTTTGCCCGCTTCTCCCCATACCCCGACATGGTCCATGCCGCGCACAGCATCTACTTCCAGGTGCTGGGCAACCACGGTTTTATCGGCCTGTTCATCTTTTTGTCCATCTGGATTCTCACCTGGCGCTCGGCCGGCTGGTTGCGCACCCAATGCGGCAAGATTCCAGAGGCCGCCTGGTGCGTCGACTTGGGGGCGATGTGCCAGGTCTGCCTGATGGGCTATGCCGTCGGCGGGGCTTTTCTCAGCCTGGCGTACTTCGATCTGCCTTACAACGTGATGGTGATGGTGGTCTTGACCCGCGTGTGGGTGCAAACCAAGGGCTGGCTGCGTGAGCCGGCTAATCTGCCTGGCTGGAAAAATATTCCTGGCATGGCGCGCCCCATTTTGCCCAAGCCTTCCCCCGTCAAACGCTATGTTTAA
- a CDS encoding TIGR03088 family PEP-CTERM/XrtA system glycosyltransferase produces the protein MYRFDMGGLENGVVNLINNMNSEKYRHAVVALTEITDFRNRVGRDDVVFYALNKPAGHAFWLYPKLFRLFRKLRPAIVHTRNLAALEVLVPAWAAGVSVRIHGEHGRDVGDFDGNNAKYQWMRRIYAPFVTHYLALSRDLALYLTEKVHISSKRITQVYNGVDAVRFSPAESIKQSVIQGSPFADRGLWIVGTVGRMQTVKDQLTLTRAFIRALEIAPELKAHLRLAMVGDGPLRVSCQKLLDSAGVAQLAWLPGARNDVAEIMRGLDCFVLPSLAEGISNTILEAMACGLPVIATDVGGNADLVLSGVTGQIVPVGDVEAIARSLVQLATSPELAQEMGRAGRQRVLEKFSLEAMVGTYQGLYDRLSGAGESSGRLPPSNR, from the coding sequence GTGTACCGCTTTGACATGGGGGGATTGGAGAATGGAGTTGTTAATTTGATTAACAATATGAATTCTGAAAAATACCGCCATGCAGTAGTTGCCTTGACCGAGATTACCGATTTTCGTAATCGAGTTGGGCGCGATGATGTTGTGTTTTATGCTTTGAATAAACCAGCAGGCCATGCCTTCTGGCTATATCCCAAGCTTTTTCGGCTATTCAGGAAGCTGCGTCCGGCCATAGTTCACACCAGAAACCTGGCTGCCTTGGAAGTTTTAGTACCTGCATGGGCTGCTGGCGTCTCGGTGCGTATCCATGGAGAGCATGGTCGCGATGTGGGTGATTTTGATGGCAACAATGCGAAGTACCAATGGATGCGCCGTATTTATGCGCCCTTCGTTACCCATTATTTGGCCTTGTCGCGTGATTTGGCTTTGTATCTGACCGAGAAAGTGCATATTTCTAGCAAGCGGATAACACAGGTTTATAACGGCGTAGATGCAGTTCGCTTTTCGCCCGCGGAGTCGATCAAACAGTCGGTGATCCAAGGGAGTCCATTTGCGGATAGAGGCTTGTGGATAGTCGGCACGGTAGGGCGGATGCAGACCGTCAAAGACCAACTCACTCTGACGCGCGCCTTCATACGCGCCTTAGAGATTGCGCCGGAGCTTAAAGCGCATTTACGTCTCGCCATGGTGGGCGATGGCCCATTGAGAGTGTCCTGCCAAAAATTGTTAGATTCTGCGGGGGTAGCGCAGCTTGCCTGGCTTCCTGGAGCACGTAACGACGTGGCAGAGATCATGCGAGGACTTGATTGCTTTGTATTGCCATCATTGGCCGAAGGTATTTCCAATACGATATTGGAGGCCATGGCCTGCGGCCTGCCAGTGATCGCCACCGACGTGGGCGGTAATGCCGATTTGGTGCTCTCAGGCGTGACGGGGCAGATCGTGCCTGTGGGCGATGTGGAGGCGATTGCACGCAGTTTGGTGCAGTTGGCGACTTCACCAGAATTGGCGCAAGAGATGGGGCGCGCCGGTCGGCAGCGTGTCCTTGAGAAATTTAGCCTCGAGGCGATGGTCGGTACTTACCAAGGCCTGTACGATCGACTTTCGGGCGCAGGCGAAAGCAGTGGGCGGCTACCTCCCAGCAACAGATAA
- a CDS encoding XrtA/PEP-CTERM system amidotransferase — protein sequence MCGIVGIFDTRSGRDIDRAVLHRMNESQRHRGPVEGGLYLEPGVGFGHRRLSIIDLATGQQPLFNEDGSVVVVFNGEIYNYQQLIPELQALGHVFHTRSDTEVIVHAWEAWGKDCVKRFRGMFAFALWDRNQQTFFMARDRLAVKPMYYAVLDDGMLVFGSELKSLLAHGSLKRDMDPLAVEEYFALGYVAEPRTIFRQAKKLSPAHTLTIRRGQPLAEPEPYWDVRFTLDSKIGVDEACAQLDEKLKESVRLRMIAEVPLGAFLSGGVDSSAVVAEMAEISPEPVNTCSIAFDDPAFNEAAFAQTVADRYHTNHHVEMVKSDDFDLIDTLARLYDEPYADSSAIPTYRVCELARKHVTVALSGDGGDETFGGYRRYRMHLMEEKMRSSMPSALRQPLFKTLGRIYPKADWAPRMFRAKTTFEGMARSSVEAYFHSVSILRGPMRDQLFSPRFKTELAGYNAQEVFNYHASQAGTDDPLALIQYLDLKTYLVGDINTKVDRASMAHSLEVREPLMDHELVEWMATLPSSLKIQGQEGKYLLKKSMEPRLPHDILYRPKMGFSVPLARWFRGPLRQRVRDAVLGPRLAETGWFNRQYLEHLVDAHDSGARDYSAPLWTLLMFEAFLRNVMQPEVHMPTPAEAVAV from the coding sequence ATGTGTGGAATTGTCGGCATTTTTGATACCCGAAGCGGGCGCGACATCGATCGCGCTGTGCTGCACCGCATGAACGAGTCCCAGCGCCATCGAGGGCCGGTGGAAGGTGGTTTGTACCTGGAACCTGGTGTGGGTTTTGGGCACCGGCGTCTCTCCATCATTGACCTGGCTACCGGGCAGCAACCGCTGTTCAACGAAGACGGTTCAGTGGTGGTGGTGTTCAATGGTGAAATTTACAATTACCAGCAACTGATTCCAGAACTGCAAGCCCTGGGGCATGTGTTCCATACGCGCAGCGACACCGAAGTGATCGTCCACGCGTGGGAGGCTTGGGGCAAGGATTGCGTCAAGCGGTTTCGCGGTATGTTTGCCTTTGCTCTGTGGGACCGTAACCAGCAAACCTTCTTCATGGCGCGTGACCGTTTGGCAGTCAAACCCATGTACTACGCGGTGTTGGACGATGGCATGCTGGTGTTTGGATCGGAATTGAAGTCGCTGTTGGCCCATGGCAGCCTGAAGCGCGATATGGACCCGCTGGCTGTGGAGGAGTATTTCGCCCTGGGCTACGTGGCCGAGCCGCGCACGATCTTCCGGCAAGCCAAAAAGTTGTCTCCTGCACATACCCTGACCATCCGACGCGGTCAGCCGCTGGCGGAGCCCGAACCCTACTGGGATGTGCGCTTTACGCTGGACAGCAAGATCGGCGTAGATGAAGCTTGCGCGCAGTTGGACGAAAAGCTCAAGGAATCGGTGCGGTTGCGCATGATCGCGGAAGTGCCTTTAGGTGCATTCTTGTCGGGCGGCGTGGATTCCAGCGCGGTGGTGGCAGAAATGGCCGAAATCTCGCCGGAACCCGTCAACACCTGCTCCATCGCTTTCGATGACCCGGCTTTTAACGAGGCCGCCTTCGCCCAAACCGTGGCTGACCGCTACCACACCAACCACCATGTGGAAATGGTCAAGAGCGACGACTTCGACCTGATCGACACCTTGGCCCGTCTGTACGACGAGCCTTATGCGGACAGCTCGGCCATTCCAACCTACCGGGTGTGCGAGCTGGCGCGCAAGCACGTTACGGTGGCGCTATCTGGTGACGGTGGCGACGAGACATTTGGCGGCTATCGCCGCTACCGCATGCATCTGATGGAAGAAAAGATGCGTTCGTCCATGCCTTCGGCGCTGCGCCAGCCCTTGTTCAAGACCTTGGGCCGCATTTACCCCAAGGCCGACTGGGCTCCGCGCATGTTCCGCGCCAAAACCACGTTCGAGGGCATGGCCCGCAGCTCGGTGGAGGCGTATTTCCATTCGGTGTCGATTTTGCGTGGCCCCATGCGCGACCAGTTGTTCAGCCCGCGCTTCAAGACCGAACTGGCGGGATACAACGCCCAGGAGGTCTTCAACTACCACGCCAGCCAGGCCGGTACCGACGATCCGCTGGCCCTGATCCAGTACCTGGACCTGAAGACCTACCTGGTCGGCGACATCAACACCAAGGTGGACCGCGCCAGCATGGCCCATTCGCTGGAAGTGCGTGAGCCGCTGATGGACCACGAGTTGGTCGAATGGATGGCCACCTTGCCGTCCTCGCTCAAGATCCAAGGGCAGGAGGGCAAATATTTGCTCAAGAAGTCCATGGAACCCCGCCTGCCGCATGATATTTTGTACCGTCCCAAAATGGGCTTTTCGGTGCCCTTGGCACGCTGGTTCCGCGGCCCGCTCCGCCAACGCGTGCGCGATGCGGTCCTGGGCCCACGCCTGGCGGAAACAGGCTGGTTCAACCGCCAGTACCTGGAGCATCTGGTGGACGCGCACGACTCAGGTGCCCGTGACTACAGCGCGCCTTTGTGGACGCTGTTGATGTTCGAGGCATTTTTGCGCAATGTGATGCAGCCCGAAGTGCACATGCCCACACCTGCAGAGGCTGTGGCGGTATGA